One Ascaphus truei isolate aAscTru1 chromosome 9, aAscTru1.hap1, whole genome shotgun sequence genomic region harbors:
- the TMEM229B gene encoding transmembrane protein 229B isoform X1 yields the protein MPPHRARIVRSLSATSSRQSVTPATDRMSSPEPLKVLSRWYLYAIHGYFCEVMFTAAWDFVVNYNWKFPGVTSVWALFIYGTSILIVEKMYLYLKDKCNIFIRCLIYTLWTYLWEFTTGYILRQFDACPWDYSQFDFDFMGLITLEYAVPWFCAAFLMEQLVIRNTLRLRFDEHAEPGAPVMTTLSLANGHVKRD from the exons ATGCCACCGCACAGGGCAAGGATTGTACGTTCACTTTCTGCCACCTCATCTAGGCAAAG TGTAACTCCAGCGACTGACAGGATGTCATCCCCAGAGCCACTGAAAGTTCTGTCTCGTTGGTACCTCTATGCAATTCATGGTTACTTCTGCGAGGTGATGTTTACAGCCGCATGGGATTTTGTGGTCAACTACAATTGGAAATTCCCCGGGGTCACCAGCGTATGGGCCCTCTTTATATATGGCACGTCCATTCTCATTGTTGAGAAGATGTACTTGTATTtaaaagacaaatgtaacatctTCATAAGATGTTTGATTTACACCTTATGGACATATCTCTGGGAATTTACCACTGGCTACATTCTACGCCAGTTTGACGCCTGCCCGTGGGACTACTCGCAGTTTGACTTTGACTTTATGGGGTTGATCACGCTGGAGTACGCTGTCCCGTGGTTCTGTGCCGCCTTTCTCATGGAGCAGCTCGTCATTAGGAACACCCTCCGCCTACGGTTTGACGAGCACGCAGAGCCGGGCGCCCCTGTGATGACCACTTTATCCCTGGCAAACGGCCACGTCAAACGCGACTAA
- the TMEM229B gene encoding transmembrane protein 229B isoform X2 codes for MSSPEPLKVLSRWYLYAIHGYFCEVMFTAAWDFVVNYNWKFPGVTSVWALFIYGTSILIVEKMYLYLKDKCNIFIRCLIYTLWTYLWEFTTGYILRQFDACPWDYSQFDFDFMGLITLEYAVPWFCAAFLMEQLVIRNTLRLRFDEHAEPGAPVMTTLSLANGHVKRD; via the coding sequence ATGTCATCCCCAGAGCCACTGAAAGTTCTGTCTCGTTGGTACCTCTATGCAATTCATGGTTACTTCTGCGAGGTGATGTTTACAGCCGCATGGGATTTTGTGGTCAACTACAATTGGAAATTCCCCGGGGTCACCAGCGTATGGGCCCTCTTTATATATGGCACGTCCATTCTCATTGTTGAGAAGATGTACTTGTATTtaaaagacaaatgtaacatctTCATAAGATGTTTGATTTACACCTTATGGACATATCTCTGGGAATTTACCACTGGCTACATTCTACGCCAGTTTGACGCCTGCCCGTGGGACTACTCGCAGTTTGACTTTGACTTTATGGGGTTGATCACGCTGGAGTACGCTGTCCCGTGGTTCTGTGCCGCCTTTCTCATGGAGCAGCTCGTCATTAGGAACACCCTCCGCCTACGGTTTGACGAGCACGCAGAGCCGGGCGCCCCTGTGATGACCACTTTATCCCTGGCAAACGGCCACGTCAAACGCGACTAA